The genomic window GGTGCAGCAGCCGCGGGCACTCTCGCGCAGGGTCGCGGCGGACTGGGACAGGGCCAGGTGGACGCCGACCACCTCATGGCCCGCGTCGAGCATGCGGGCGGCGGCAACCGCGGAGTCGACCCCACCGCTCATGGCGGCAACGACCCTCATGAGCTCTTCCGGGTCGCACCCCGCGCCCGGCGCGCGCGGTCGATGGCGCCCGGCAGGGCTTCGAGGAGGGCGTCGACGTCGGCGTCGCTGGAGGTGCGGCCCAGGGTCAGTCGCAGGGAGCCGCGTGCCTCCGGCTCGTCCACGCCCATCGCCATCAGCACGTGGCTGGGCTGGGGCACGCCCGCCTGGCAGGCGGAGCCGGTCGAGCACTGCACGCCCGCGGCGTCCAGGAGATAGAGGAGGGAGTCGCCGTCACAGTCCGGCACGCGCAGGTGCGCATTGGCCGGCAGGCGGCGGATGCCATCACCTGGCTCCCACGGTCCGCTCACCTGGATGGTCGGGTCGAGGTCGAGTGCCCCCTGGATGATGCGGTCGCGCAGGTGGATCATCGTCTTGGCGTGGATCTCCTGCTCAGCGACTGCCCTGCGCACGGCGACCGCGAGGCCGGCGATCGCGGGGGTGTCGAGGGTGCCGCTGCGCAGCTGGCGCTCCTGCCCACCACCGTGGGTCAGTGGCACCGGGTTCTGGTCGCGACCGGCGATGAGGAGGCCGACGCCCATCGGGCCGCCGATCTTGTGGCCGGTGACCGTGACCAGGTCGGCGTCGACCTCGCCGAGGGGCAGCGCCACCTGGCCGAGCGCCTGGACCGCGTCGCTGTGGAAGGTCACGCCGTGCTCGCGGGCCAGGGCAGCCAGCTCGGCGATCGGCTGCACCGTGCCGACCTCGTTGTTGGCCCACATCACGCTGACCAACGCGGTGTCGGACGCGTGCTCCTGCAGGGCGGCCTCGAGCGTCTCGGGGCGGACCACGCCGGTGGCGTCTGGCTCCAGATAGGTGACCTGGGCCCCGTGCTCGGTGACGAGGTGTTCCACCGGGTCGAGCACGGCGTGGTGCTCGATGCCGCTGACGATCAGCCGGGTGCGCCCCGTGCCGGTCTCGTGGTGGTGGAACCAGGTGCCCTTGACAGACATGTTGTCGGACTCAGTGCCACCAGAGGTAAAGATCACCTCGGACGGGCGCACCCCCAGGTCGGCCGCGATCGACTCCCGCGACTCCTCGACGACGCGCCGTGCGGTGCGCCCGGCCCCGTGGAGCGAGCTGGCGTTGCCGAGCCGGCCCATCTGCTCCACCACCGCGTCGATGACCTCGGGCAGGGTCGAGGTCGTCGCGGCATGGTCGAGGTAGACGGGGGAATCAGGCACCAGACCATCATCCCACCGGGCCCATAACCCACCAATTCTTGGGTTAGGTCGGATCGGTCTCGGAATCGGCTCCAGCGTGCAGGTGCACGCCCTAGCCGACGACACGCCGACGCAGACCGGCCCCAGCGTTCAGGTGAACGCTGGGGTCGGTCTGGATCGGGTGGTGCGTGCTGGATCGGGTGGTGCGTGCTGGATCGGCGGCGCTGGGTCAGGCCTTGCGGGCCTGGACGTCCGCGGTCGCCTGCGGCAGGACGTTGAACAGGTCGCCGACCACGCCGAAGTCCACGAGCTCGAAGATCGGGGCCTCGGGGTCCTTGTTGACCGCGATGATCGTCTTGGAGGTCTGCATGCCGGCGCGGTGCTGGATCGCACCGGAGATGCCGGCCGCGACATACAGCTGCGGGGAGACCGAGGCACCGGTCTGGCCGACCTGGCTGGAGTGGGGATACCAGCCGGCGTCCACCGCCGCACGCGAGGCGCCGACAGCCGCCCCGAGCGAGTCGGCGAACTGCTCGACCGGCCCGAAGTCACCGGCGGTGCCACGACCACCAGAGACGACGATCGCGGCCTCGGTCAGCTGCGGGCGGCCGGACTGTGCCTTCTCCTTGCGCTCCACGATCTTGGCGGCGGTGGCCTGGTCGGACAGCGCCACGGTGACGGTCTCGTCAGTGGCGGCAGCCGGGGCCTCCTGCACCGGGATCGAGTTGGGCTTGACGGTCACGATCGGGGAACCCTTGGTCACCGAGCTGGTCACCGTGTAGTTGCCGGCAAACACCGACTGCACCGTGCGCACGCCACCGCCGTCACCGGGCTGGACGTCGACGGCGTCGACGATGAGGCCCGACTCGGTCTTGATAGCCAGGCGACCGGCGATCTCCTTGCCCTCGGACGAGGACGGCAGGAGCACCGCGGCCGGGCTGGCCTGCGCCACCAGCTGGGCCAGCACCTCTGCGGTCGGGGCCACCAGGTGATCGGTGACGGCCTGGTCGTCGATGCGATAGACCTTCGCCGCGCCATACTTCGCCAGGGTCTCCTGGGCCGCCTCGAAACCGGCACCTACGAAGACGGCCGACGGCTCACCCAGGCGGGCGGCAGCGGTCAGCATCTCAGCGGTGGTCTTGCGGACATCTCCGTCGACGTGGTCGACCAGAACGAGCACTTCAGCCATGATCTTCTCCTTCTTCCGGTCGGGTCAGACGAACTTGCGGGAGGCCAGGAACTCAGCCAGGGCCTTGCCGCCCTCGCCCTCGTCGGTGACGACCTCGCCCTTGCTGCGCGGCGGGCGCGCCTCGACCGAGTCGACGGTGCTCCACGCGGCGGCCAGACCCACCTGGGCCGGGTCGATGCCCAGGTCAGCCAGACCCCAGGTCTCCACCGGCTTCTTCTTCGCCGCCATGATCCCCTTGAAGGAGGGGTAGCGCGGCTCGTTGATCTGGTCGGTCACCGACACCACGGCCGGCAGCGTCGCCTCGACGGTCTCACTCGCGGTGTCACCATCGCGGCGGATGCGGGCGGTGCCACCTTCGACAGTCAGCTCGGAGGCGAACGTCACCTGCGGCAGACCCAGCCGCTCGGCCAGCATCGCCGGCACCACGCTCATCGACCCGTCGGTGGAGGCCAGACCCGTGATCACCAGGTCCACCGGCGTCTCGCCACCCAGCTTCTTGATCGCCTCGGCCAGCACCAGGGAGCTCGCCACGGCGTCGGAGCCGGCGATCGCGTCGTCCAGCACGTGGACACCCTTGTCGGCACCCATCTGCAGGGACTTCTTGATCGCAGCCACTGCGTCGTCCGGACCCATGGTCACGACCGTGACCTCGCCGCCGTCACCGGCCTCGTTCAACGCCAGGGCCGCCTCAACGGCATACTCATCAAGCTCGGAGAGCAGACCATCGACCGCGTCGCGGTCGGTGGTGTGATCCGGCTCGAAGGAGCGCTCGGACTGGGCATCCGGCACATACTTCACACAGACGACGATGTTCACGCTTGATCCTCATCGTTGGGGGCGGGTTCCTCCTGCCATCTTCGCACCTCGCCGCGGTGGCGTGGCAACCGCCCAGCAGGTGAGATTGCTGACACCGGTCACACCATCGTGCGGAAGACGGCGTCCATCCCGATCATGATCAGGGCCAGGATGGGGAACAGGAAGGCGGTGAACCAGCCCAGTGCCGTCGGGCTGTCAGTCCCGCCGGCTCGTGGGTCCCGCACCGGGTCGTCCTCGGAGAGGTCTCTCCACGGCAGGACCACGGACAGCGCCAGCAGGACCAGACCGGCCACGAAGGGGCCGACCCAGCCCAGCTCCAGCACGGGATCGCGCAACAGGGCCTGCGGGATGATCAGCACGATGAGCAGCGCGAAGGCTGCTGCCGACGACGTCGCCGGGTGCCGCACGAACCAGCGCAGCACTGGAGTCGGCCACCAGAACACGGCTGCGGCGAGTGTTGCGACGATGACCGCGGCCACGAGGTCACCCGCCGTGACGGTGAAAGCGGCCCCCTCGATCCAGGCGTCGACGGCGCGGGGCACCAGGAGCAGGGCGAGCAGTCCGCAGGCGATCCCTGCCACGGTCCGCGCAGCCAGGCGGGTCGGCTCACCTGTGTCACCGACCAACGACCGGGAGTATGCCGCGGGGTCACCGAAGGCCTCCTCGGCACTCTCCCCCGACTCACCACAGTGGGCGTCCACCGTGGCTAGCGCGTCCCCGATCTGGGCTCCGGTGCGCTCAGCCAGGCGCTGCTCGGCGATGAACCGGTCCCGCCAACCCTGGTCGACGTGCGGGGTGGGGGTCTTGCTCTCGACGTTCATGATCGTGTCTCCTTGCGGCACGTGCCGACGTTCAGGCGAGGGAGTGGACCAGCCAGGCCAGGCCCAGCATGAGAAGGGTGAAGGCCGGCACTGTGAGGGTGCTCAGCACCCGGCCGGCGGCTCGGACAGGTGCGCTCTCCCCGGGGGCGAGCACCGTGTCGCCCTGCCCGTGGTCCAGCCAGTTGAGCACGGCGTCCAGCACCAGCAACGTCGCCCCGGCTGCCAGAAGGACCGCCCCCGGCACCTGCACCAGGACGCCGGTCAGCAGGAGCAGGGCAACGACCGTGGCGCCTGTGACAAGGACCACGGCGACCGCGGTCAGCCACACGCGCTCCACGATCATCCTCAGCACTGCGTCCGCGTTGGCCAGGAACAACGCCAGGACGGCCAGG from Ornithinimicrobium cryptoxanthini includes these protein-coding regions:
- a CDS encoding cysteine desulfurase family protein yields the protein MPDSPVYLDHAATTSTLPEVIDAVVEQMGRLGNASSLHGAGRTARRVVEESRESIAADLGVRPSEVIFTSGGTESDNMSVKGTWFHHHETGTGRTRLIVSGIEHHAVLDPVEHLVTEHGAQVTYLEPDATGVVRPETLEAALQEHASDTALVSVMWANNEVGTVQPIAELAALAREHGVTFHSDAVQALGQVALPLGEVDADLVTVTGHKIGGPMGVGLLIAGRDQNPVPLTHGGGQERQLRSGTLDTPAIAGLAVAVRRAVAEQEIHAKTMIHLRDRIIQGALDLDPTIQVSGPWEPGDGIRRLPANAHLRVPDCDGDSLLYLLDAAGVQCSTGSACQAGVPQPSHVLMAMGVDEPEARGSLRLTLGRTSSDADVDALLEALPGAIDRARRARGATRKSS
- a CDS encoding electron transfer flavoprotein subunit alpha/FixB family protein, yielding MAEVLVLVDHVDGDVRKTTAEMLTAAARLGEPSAVFVGAGFEAAQETLAKYGAAKVYRIDDQAVTDHLVAPTAEVLAQLVAQASPAAVLLPSSSEGKEIAGRLAIKTESGLIVDAVDVQPGDGGGVRTVQSVFAGNYTVTSSVTKGSPIVTVKPNSIPVQEAPAAATDETVTVALSDQATAAKIVERKEKAQSGRPQLTEAAIVVSGGRGTAGDFGPVEQFADSLGAAVGASRAAVDAGWYPHSSQVGQTGASVSPQLYVAAGISGAIQHRAGMQTSKTIIAVNKDPEAPIFELVDFGVVGDLFNVLPQATADVQARKA
- a CDS encoding electron transfer flavoprotein subunit beta/FixA family protein, producing MNIVVCVKYVPDAQSERSFEPDHTTDRDAVDGLLSELDEYAVEAALALNEAGDGGEVTVVTMGPDDAVAAIKKSLQMGADKGVHVLDDAIAGSDAVASSLVLAEAIKKLGGETPVDLVITGLASTDGSMSVVPAMLAERLGLPQVTFASELTVEGGTARIRRDGDTASETVEATLPAVVSVTDQINEPRYPSFKGIMAAKKKPVETWGLADLGIDPAQVGLAAAWSTVDSVEARPPRSKGEVVTDEGEGGKALAEFLASRKFV